From Alteromonas sp. RKMC-009, one genomic window encodes:
- a CDS encoding cation diffusion facilitator family transporter, producing the protein MNANTNECRNERSKWVKVATGAAVCVASLLCLLKIGGWFITGSAAILGSLADSGIDLLVSVAAAGVASYAALQPDTNHKFGHHKAEALFALGQVALISASASLVLWESVHHLVDPEPVTRPDIAVGVLLFSLIATILLVSFQTLALKRTRSLIIQSDRAHYIGDIFAITGALLAVFTGSYYDIPRLDAVAGLTMGLVLTHSAWQVTKIAIPQLMDEELPEEDKETIKQILEANTNVLSYHALRTRRAGDKSFIQLDIQLDAGLSFREAHDITDEVELQIENAFTDADVIIHADPEGEARLERRVIEDVEDYPASGSQ; encoded by the coding sequence ATGAATGCAAACACAAATGAATGCCGCAATGAACGCAGCAAATGGGTGAAAGTAGCAACAGGTGCTGCGGTGTGCGTGGCTTCCCTGCTCTGCCTGCTAAAAATCGGCGGCTGGTTTATCACTGGTTCTGCTGCCATTCTCGGCTCACTTGCCGACAGTGGTATCGATTTACTGGTCAGTGTTGCAGCCGCAGGTGTGGCCTCATATGCTGCCCTTCAACCTGATACCAATCACAAATTCGGACACCATAAAGCAGAAGCGTTATTCGCTCTTGGCCAGGTCGCTCTGATAAGCGCTTCGGCATCGCTGGTATTGTGGGAGTCGGTGCATCATCTTGTGGATCCGGAGCCGGTTACCCGACCTGACATTGCGGTTGGCGTACTTCTGTTTTCGCTGATTGCAACCATTCTGCTGGTATCATTCCAGACGCTGGCATTAAAGCGCACCCGTTCATTAATCATTCAGTCTGACCGGGCTCATTACATTGGCGACATCTTTGCTATTACCGGTGCGCTGCTGGCAGTATTTACAGGTAGTTACTACGATATTCCAAGACTGGATGCCGTGGCCGGTTTGACAATGGGATTAGTTCTCACACATTCCGCCTGGCAGGTAACAAAAATAGCCATTCCCCAACTCATGGATGAAGAGTTGCCGGAAGAAGATAAAGAAACCATAAAACAAATTCTCGAAGCCAATACCAATGTTCTGAGCTATCACGCTTTACGTACCCGCCGCGCCGGTGATAAGAGCTTTATACAGCTCGACATTCAGCTTGATGCCGGACTGTCTTTCCGCGAAGCCCACGACATCACCGATGAAGTTGAATTGCAGATAGAAAATGCATTTACCGACGCCGATGTAATTATTCATGCTGATCCCGAGGGCGAAGCCAGACTTGAGCGCCGGGTCATCGAGGACGTAGAAGATTATCCGGCGTCCGGTTCACAGTGA